The Phragmites australis chromosome 1, lpPhrAust1.1, whole genome shotgun sequence genomic interval GAGGCGTGGCCGCGTCCACCTCATCACCCTCACGGGCGCCGGCGACCACCGCCTCAGCCCGGCCCTCCTCACCTCCATTcgctccgccgtcgccgcctccgcGGGCGCCGGCGCGCTCGTCCTCGCCGCCGAGGGCAAGTACTTCTCCAACGGTTTCGACCAGGCCTGGGCGCGCACCGCGCCGCCCCACCTCCACGCCACCATGGACGGCGGCTTCCGCGCGCTCGTCGCCGACCTCCTCGCGGTCCCCATGCccaccgtcgccgccgtcaCGGGCCACGCCGCGGCCGCCGGGTGCGCGCTGGCGCTGGCGCACGACTCCGTCGTTATGCGCGGCTCCCGCGGGTTCCTGTACATGAGCGAGGTCGACGCGGGCATCAAGATCGTCGACTTCGTTGCCGAGCTGCTCCGCGAGAAGGTTCCCGACGCGGTCGCCAGGAGGGACCTGGTTCTGAGGGGGGACAAGATGACGGCCGCGGAGGCTGTGCGACGGGGCATCGTGGACGCGGCCGTCCACGGCCGCGTGGAAGACGTGGTGGCCGCGGCCGTCGCCGCGGCCGAGAAGCTCGCGGCGAGGGGCTGGAACGGGGAGGTCGTGGCCGAGATCAGGAAGGCCACGTGGCCGGCG includes:
- the LOC133918023 gene encoding enoyl-CoA delta isomerase 2, peroxisomal-like codes for the protein MINQLKRRMTETFARLKLIRPTASETIGHGGWIPIPQMETNLCTVERRGRVHLITLTGAGDHRLSPALLTSIRSAVAASAGAGALVLAAEGKYFSNGFDQAWARTAPPHLHATMDGGFRALVADLLAVPMPTVAAVTGHAAAAGCALALAHDSVVMRGSRGFLYMSEVDAGIKIVDFVAELLREKVPDAVARRDLVLRGDKMTAAEAVRRGIVDAAVHGRVEDVVAAAVAAAEKLAARGWNGEVVAEIRKATWPAVWNKVKDHGADASAPAQPRL